A genomic segment from Streptosporangium roseum DSM 43021 encodes:
- a CDS encoding phosphatidylserine decarboxylase, with product MSHDSASHQPGRVRLARGVSPWLLPTVTAAAVTSLLSRRDRRWALAAAPLAALTGGMLWFFRDPERTPGSARILSPADGVVQSIDPWPDGRTRVAIFMSPLDVHVNRAPLAGTVTSVEHVAGGFVPAFNKDSDKNERVVWHLDTALGDIELVQIAGAVARRIVPYLAAGAKVAKAERIGLIRLGSRVDLYLPEGIVPAVSVGQRTVAGVTALDHG from the coding sequence GTGTCCCACGATTCAGCAAGCCACCAGCCAGGCCGGGTACGGCTGGCACGTGGCGTCTCCCCGTGGTTGCTCCCGACTGTGACCGCCGCCGCAGTGACCTCACTGCTCAGCCGCCGTGACCGGCGCTGGGCGCTGGCGGCGGCCCCCCTGGCCGCGCTCACCGGTGGCATGCTCTGGTTCTTCCGCGATCCCGAGCGCACGCCGGGGTCGGCGCGGATCCTGTCGCCCGCCGACGGCGTGGTGCAGAGCATCGACCCCTGGCCGGACGGCCGCACAAGGGTGGCCATCTTCATGAGCCCCCTGGACGTGCACGTCAACCGTGCGCCGCTGGCCGGCACGGTCACCTCGGTGGAGCACGTGGCCGGAGGGTTCGTGCCCGCCTTCAACAAGGACAGTGACAAGAACGAGCGGGTCGTGTGGCACCTGGACACCGCGCTCGGCGACATCGAGCTGGTCCAGATCGCCGGCGCGGTCGCGCGCCGCATCGTGCCCTACCTGGCGGCCGGGGCGAAGGTGGCCAAGGCCGAGAGGATCGGGCTCATCCGGCTCGGCTCGCGCGTGGACCTCTATCTTCCCGAGGGAATCGTCCCCGCCGTGTCGGTCGGCCAGCGGACCGTCGCGGGGGTGACGGCTCTTGACCACGGCTGA
- a CDS encoding TerC family protein, which yields MTVPLWAWIAVIGGLLVVLAFDLWIVDRGEPREFSMKQAGYWVAFYVALAVVFGIVLWIFAGPTPAGQFFAGYITEYSLSVDNLFVFYIIMTRFAVPKIHQHKVLLVGILMALVMRGIFIAVGAAALASFGWLFYVFGLFLIYTAVQLIRQHGHDDDDVPENAVLRWARRALPHTDDYVGSKVVVKVDGKRMVTPLLIVMIAIGTTDLLFALDSIPAIFGLTTDAFIVFSANAFALMGLRQLYFLLGGLLQRLVYLSYGLAFILGFIGVKLILEALHSSGVSWAPEVPIWLSLSVIGVTMVITTAASLIKARRDGRESKEITTSASGKQG from the coding sequence GTGACTGTTCCACTCTGGGCATGGATCGCCGTTATCGGCGGTCTTCTCGTCGTCCTTGCCTTTGATCTGTGGATCGTCGACCGGGGCGAGCCTCGAGAGTTCTCCATGAAGCAGGCCGGTTACTGGGTCGCCTTCTATGTCGCCCTCGCGGTCGTTTTCGGCATCGTGCTGTGGATCTTCGCCGGGCCGACCCCGGCGGGCCAGTTCTTCGCCGGCTACATCACCGAGTACAGCCTGAGCGTCGACAACCTTTTCGTCTTCTACATCATCATGACCCGCTTCGCGGTGCCCAAGATCCATCAGCACAAGGTGCTGCTGGTCGGCATCCTGATGGCGCTGGTCATGCGGGGCATCTTCATCGCCGTCGGCGCCGCCGCGCTGGCGAGCTTCGGGTGGCTGTTCTACGTCTTCGGCCTGTTCCTGATCTACACCGCGGTGCAGCTGATCCGCCAGCACGGTCACGACGACGACGACGTCCCGGAGAACGCGGTCCTGCGCTGGGCGCGCCGGGCGCTGCCGCACACCGACGACTACGTGGGCTCCAAGGTCGTCGTCAAGGTCGACGGCAAGCGGATGGTCACCCCGCTGCTGATCGTGATGATCGCGATCGGCACCACCGACCTGCTGTTCGCGCTCGACTCGATTCCCGCGATCTTCGGTCTCACCACCGACGCCTTCATCGTCTTCAGCGCCAACGCGTTCGCCCTGATGGGGCTGCGTCAGCTCTACTTCCTGCTGGGCGGTCTGCTGCAGCGCCTGGTCTACCTGAGCTACGGTCTCGCGTTCATCCTTGGTTTTATCGGGGTTAAGCTGATTCTTGAGGCGCTGCACTCCAGTGGCGTGTCCTGGGCACCCGAGGTGCCGATCTGGCTGTCGTTGTCGGTCATCGGCGTCACCATGGTGATCACCACTGCGGCCAGCCTGATCAAGGCCCGTCGCGACGGACGCGAAAGCAAGGAAATCACCACCTCCGCGAGTGGTAAGCAGGGCTAG
- a CDS encoding glycosyltransferase family 4 protein, translating into MTEAGSRLAFVLGTSAGGVGRHVAMLAEGLVRRGHQVVVAGPPETEEAFGFGRLGARFVPVPISDRPRPLNDLRAVRALRALRGAHAVHAHGLRAGALAALALTGTRTGLVVTLHNAATAGGAIGAVYGVLERIVARRADRVLVVSPDLGERMAGLGAGHVEAAVVPAPVLTPSGRGPQEVRDELGAGDRPVFLTVARLAQQKGLETLLDVAAAFGPGRAPAGSAPRAVFLIAGEGPLRAELQGRVDRENLPVRLLGNRSDVGDLLGVARALVVPSRWEGQPLTVQEALRAGTPVIATAVGGIPPMVGEGGLLVPYGDVAALREAVDRVLADDELVRTLAGAAARRGAGLPGQQEALEAVMAVYAGISRAGTSGRA; encoded by the coding sequence ATGACTGAGGCGGGCTCACGGCTGGCGTTCGTGCTGGGGACCAGCGCGGGCGGGGTCGGCCGGCATGTGGCCATGCTGGCGGAGGGCCTGGTGCGGCGGGGGCACCAGGTGGTCGTGGCCGGGCCGCCGGAGACCGAGGAGGCCTTCGGGTTCGGCCGGCTCGGGGCGCGGTTCGTGCCGGTGCCGATCTCCGACCGGCCCCGTCCGCTGAACGACCTGCGGGCGGTGCGGGCGCTCAGGGCGCTGCGCGGGGCGCACGCCGTACACGCTCACGGGCTGCGGGCCGGGGCACTGGCCGCTCTCGCGCTGACCGGGACCCGGACCGGGCTGGTGGTGACCCTGCACAACGCCGCCACCGCGGGCGGTGCGATCGGCGCGGTCTACGGGGTCCTCGAACGGATCGTCGCCCGCCGCGCCGATCGGGTCCTGGTGGTCTCCCCCGACCTGGGGGAGCGGATGGCCGGGCTGGGCGCCGGGCACGTCGAGGCGGCCGTCGTCCCGGCGCCCGTGCTGACCCCCTCCGGACGCGGGCCGCAGGAGGTCCGTGACGAGCTCGGCGCGGGGGACCGGCCGGTATTCCTGACCGTCGCCAGGCTCGCCCAGCAGAAGGGCCTGGAGACCCTGCTCGATGTCGCGGCCGCCTTCGGCCCCGGCCGGGCACCCGCCGGATCCGCGCCGCGGGCGGTGTTCCTGATCGCGGGGGAGGGGCCGTTGCGCGCGGAGCTCCAGGGGCGCGTCGACCGGGAGAACCTGCCGGTGCGGCTGCTCGGCAACCGGAGCGACGTAGGAGACCTGCTCGGGGTCGCGCGGGCCCTGGTGGTGCCCAGCCGCTGGGAGGGGCAGCCGCTGACCGTGCAGGAGGCGCTGCGAGCGGGGACACCGGTGATCGCCACCGCGGTGGGCGGCATCCCGCCGATGGTGGGCGAGGGCGGGCTGCTGGTGCCGTACGGCGACGTCGCCGCGCTGCGTGAGGCGGTGGACAGGGTGCTCGCCGACGACGAGCTCGTCCGGACCCTGGCCGGGGCGGCCGCCCGGCGGGGCGCCGGGCTGCCCGGGCAGCAGGAGGCGCTGGAGGCTGTGATGGCGGTGTACGCGGGCATCTCGCGGGCCGGAACATCGGGCCGCGCCTGA
- the murJ gene encoding murein biosynthesis integral membrane protein MurJ — translation MIKKIGQGVAGAALLIGIVTVAARLVGFGRYLVQSQTVGNLCLSTAYNTANYVPNIVFELVAGGALAGMVVPVLASAASRAGEDPEARAEVGWTTSALLTWVMLALVPLTLLIAAFAGPIVTLLTGNPGECDVAEVVRAGTDMLVVFAPRMIFFGVAVVLYGVLQAHRRFMGPALAPLVSSLLIVASYLVFEPVGNGAAADLSNLTTAGQLTLSLGATIAAAAMVLTVAGPVGRLKLRLRPSLSFPPGVAARARQLAVAGIAVLIAQQVALTVVVRLANDLGGAGATGIYTYSWALYQLPFAVLVVPIATSSFPVLSARAADGDRAGFDSLASSSTRVILLVTGLAAGVMAAVAMPVSRVFVEGTPGGDPREMAGAVALFAPGLVGYALMLHLARILYACGRGRSAAVASVAGWAVALVAQILLAQAAHGPSDVVGQLALGSTVGMTVGGGLLALAVSRAAGTAALEGAWRALSAGLLGGVAAYGAGLAVVTVSGEVSRWMCVVVGAAAAVAGSAVFAAVAAVIDRPDTRLLLERLRRMSTPGGNRGDD, via the coding sequence ATGATCAAAAAGATCGGGCAGGGGGTCGCCGGGGCGGCACTCCTCATCGGGATCGTGACCGTCGCGGCCCGGCTCGTCGGGTTCGGCCGCTATCTCGTCCAGTCCCAGACCGTCGGCAACCTCTGCCTGAGCACCGCCTACAACACCGCCAACTACGTCCCCAACATCGTCTTCGAGCTGGTGGCCGGGGGCGCGCTGGCCGGGATGGTGGTGCCGGTGCTGGCCTCGGCGGCCTCCCGGGCGGGAGAGGACCCCGAGGCCAGGGCGGAGGTCGGCTGGACCACCTCCGCCCTGCTCACCTGGGTGATGCTCGCGCTGGTGCCGCTGACCCTGCTCATCGCCGCGTTCGCCGGGCCGATCGTCACGCTGCTGACCGGCAATCCCGGCGAGTGCGACGTGGCCGAGGTCGTCAGGGCCGGCACGGACATGCTCGTCGTGTTCGCCCCGCGCATGATCTTCTTCGGCGTCGCGGTGGTCCTGTACGGCGTGCTCCAGGCCCACCGGCGGTTCATGGGGCCCGCCCTGGCGCCGCTGGTCTCCAGCCTGCTCATCGTCGCCTCCTACCTGGTGTTCGAGCCGGTCGGCAACGGGGCCGCCGCCGACCTGTCGAACCTCACGACGGCGGGGCAGCTGACGCTCTCGCTCGGCGCGACGATCGCCGCCGCGGCGATGGTGCTCACCGTGGCCGGCCCGGTGGGCCGCCTCAAGCTGCGGCTGCGGCCCTCGCTGTCGTTCCCCCCGGGGGTCGCCGCCCGCGCGCGGCAGCTCGCCGTCGCGGGCATCGCCGTGCTCATCGCCCAGCAGGTCGCGCTGACCGTCGTGGTCCGCCTGGCCAACGACCTGGGCGGCGCGGGGGCGACGGGGATCTACACCTACTCCTGGGCGCTGTACCAGCTCCCCTTCGCGGTGCTCGTGGTGCCGATCGCCACCAGCTCGTTCCCGGTGCTGTCGGCCCGGGCGGCCGACGGGGACCGGGCCGGTTTCGACAGCCTGGCCTCGTCCAGCACGAGGGTGATCCTGCTGGTGACAGGGCTGGCGGCCGGGGTGATGGCGGCGGTCGCCATGCCCGTGTCCCGGGTGTTCGTGGAGGGCACGCCGGGCGGCGATCCCCGGGAGATGGCCGGGGCCGTCGCGCTGTTCGCGCCGGGTCTGGTGGGATACGCGCTGATGCTCCATCTCGCGAGGATTCTGTACGCCTGTGGCCGGGGCCGGTCGGCGGCGGTCGCCTCGGTGGCCGGATGGGCCGTCGCGCTGGTGGCGCAGATCCTGCTGGCCCAGGCCGCGCACGGCCCGTCCGACGTCGTGGGGCAGCTGGCGCTGGGCAGCACCGTCGGCATGACCGTCGGCGGAGGGCTGCTGGCGCTCGCGGTGTCCAGGGCCGCGGGCACGGCCGCGCTGGAGGGGGCCTGGCGGGCCCTGTCCGCCGGGCTGCTCGGCGGGGTGGCCGCCTACGGGGCCGGTCTGGCCGTGGTCACGGTCTCCGGCGAGGTGTCACGGTGGATGTGCGTGGTGGTCGGAGCGGCGGCGGCGGTCGCCGGCTCGGCGGTGTTCGCGGCCGTGGCCGCGGTGATCGACAGACCGGATACCCGGCTGCTGCTGGAACGGCTCAGACGGATGTCCACTCCAGGAGGGAACCGTGGCGATGACTGA
- a CDS encoding copper transporter, translating into MIDFRYHLVSIVAIFLALSVGIVLGTSFLEDPVIKATESLANQLRVGNDELRGQVEALQSREAGNDALLTSSTPRLVQDALASERVVIVEAPGVTAGMRETAQQVIVASGATVTGRVTLTDRYVDPSRSASIDALVTEAKPADMTLPVEGTTYDKAAVLLASAIVTSDPAQLGKVNPTATGILEAFQRGGLLTITDQPAKRADLAVLIAPPEPYTGDDAAQQAGAIVSMALGLDEGGRGAVLTGALTGSAAGGAIAALREDTAVAEKVSSVDNLDMPAGRVVVVYALREQLSGVAGHYGIGPGVSGIEPSAPPAPTATSGG; encoded by the coding sequence GTGATCGATTTCCGTTATCACCTCGTCTCCATCGTCGCGATCTTCCTCGCGCTGTCGGTCGGCATCGTGCTGGGCACCAGCTTCCTGGAGGACCCCGTCATCAAGGCGACCGAGAGCCTCGCCAACCAGCTCCGCGTGGGCAACGACGAGCTCCGCGGCCAGGTCGAGGCGTTGCAGAGCCGCGAGGCGGGCAACGACGCCCTCCTCACCTCCAGCACCCCCCGGCTCGTCCAGGACGCCCTCGCCTCCGAGCGCGTGGTGATCGTGGAGGCCCCCGGGGTGACGGCGGGCATGCGTGAGACGGCGCAGCAGGTGATCGTCGCGTCGGGGGCGACCGTGACCGGCAGGGTCACCCTCACCGACCGATATGTCGACCCCAGCCGGTCGGCCTCCATCGACGCGCTGGTCACCGAGGCCAAGCCCGCCGACATGACCCTCCCCGTCGAGGGGACGACCTATGACAAGGCGGCCGTGCTGCTCGCCAGTGCAATCGTGACCAGCGATCCCGCACAGCTGGGCAAGGTGAATCCCACCGCGACCGGGATCCTGGAAGCCTTCCAGCGCGGCGGCCTGCTCACCATCACCGACCAGCCCGCCAAGCGCGCGGACCTGGCCGTGCTGATCGCCCCCCCGGAGCCCTACACCGGCGACGACGCCGCCCAGCAGGCGGGCGCGATCGTGTCGATGGCCCTCGGCCTGGACGAGGGCGGACGGGGCGCCGTGCTGACCGGCGCCCTGACCGGAAGCGCGGCCGGTGGCGCCATCGCCGCGCTCCGCGAGGACACCGCCGTCGCGGAGAAGGTCTCCAGCGTCGACAACCTCGATATGCCCGCGGGCCGGGTCGTGGTGGTCTACGCTCTGCGGGAGCAATTGTCCGGGGTTGCCGGGCACTACGGCATCGGCCCCGGCGTCTCGGGCATCGAGCCCAGTGCGCCCCCCGCCCCTACGGCCACCTCCGGAGGATGA
- the steA gene encoding putative cytokinetic ring protein SteA yields the protein MKVPIDELQSRLTGYLRRRKVTDLPGVTAVARIDRRTKGLTKRLRPGEIAIIDHVDVDRVSAEALVACGAASVVNVAAGISGRYPNLGPQIIVEAGVPFVDNASPELFERVKDGDLVRVHEGVVYLDDELVGKGDVQTAEAVEAAMVEARAGLTVQIEAFAANTMEYVRRERDLLIDGVGVPDVRTVMEGRHVLIVVRGYHYKEDIAALRPYIREYRPIMIGVDGGADALVEAGYMPDIIVGDFDSVSTKALTSGAELVVHAYRDGRAPGLERVQQLGRDAVIFPAIGTSEDIAMLLADDKGADLIVAVGTHATLVEFLDKGRSGMASTFLTRLRVGSKLVDAKGVSRLYRSRISTPSLLLLVATTLITMGVAIIVSPVGKIWLDSVRDGWNGFIFWLVGLFS from the coding sequence ATGAAGGTGCCGATTGACGAGCTTCAGAGCAGGCTCACCGGTTACCTCCGCCGCAGGAAGGTCACGGACCTTCCCGGGGTGACGGCAGTGGCGAGAATCGATCGGCGGACCAAGGGGCTGACCAAACGCCTCCGGCCCGGGGAAATCGCGATTATCGATCACGTTGACGTTGACCGGGTGAGCGCGGAGGCGCTTGTCGCGTGCGGCGCGGCGAGCGTGGTCAACGTGGCCGCGGGCATCAGCGGCCGCTACCCCAACCTGGGCCCGCAGATCATCGTCGAGGCCGGGGTGCCTTTCGTCGACAACGCCAGTCCCGAGCTGTTCGAGCGGGTCAAGGACGGCGATCTGGTCCGGGTGCACGAGGGGGTCGTCTACCTCGACGACGAGCTGGTCGGCAAGGGCGACGTGCAGACCGCCGAGGCCGTCGAGGCCGCGATGGTCGAGGCACGGGCCGGGCTGACCGTCCAGATCGAGGCCTTCGCGGCGAACACCATGGAATACGTCCGGCGCGAGCGCGACCTCCTGATCGACGGGGTCGGCGTGCCCGACGTCCGGACCGTCATGGAGGGGCGGCACGTCCTCATCGTGGTGCGCGGTTACCACTACAAGGAGGACATCGCCGCCCTCCGGCCCTACATCCGTGAATACCGCCCGATCATGATCGGGGTGGACGGCGGGGCCGACGCGCTCGTAGAGGCCGGCTACATGCCCGACATCATCGTGGGCGACTTCGACTCGGTCTCCACCAAGGCCCTCACCTCCGGCGCCGAGCTGGTCGTGCACGCCTACCGGGACGGCAGGGCGCCGGGCCTGGAGCGCGTCCAGCAGCTCGGCCGAGATGCCGTGATCTTCCCGGCGATCGGCACCAGCGAGGACATCGCGATGCTGCTCGCCGACGACAAGGGGGCCGACCTGATCGTCGCCGTCGGCACCCACGCGACCCTGGTGGAGTTCCTCGACAAGGGCCGTTCGGGCATGGCCAGCACCTTCCTCACCCGGCTCCGGGTGGGCAGCAAGCTCGTCGACGCGAAGGGCGTCAGCCGGCTCTACCGCAGCCGGATCTCCACCCCGTCCCTGCTCCTGCTCGTCGCCACCACGCTGATCACCATGGGGGTGGCGATCATCGTCTCCCCGGTGGGCAAGATCTGGCTCGACAGCGTCCGCGACGGCTGGAACGGCTTCATCTTCTGGCTGGTCGGACTCTTCTCGTGA
- the recN gene encoding DNA repair protein RecN, which yields MRPRVEEVRIQGLGVIDEAVLVLSPGFTVLTGETGAGKTMVVTGLGLLFGGRADPARVRPGSDKATVEGTLVVDPAGRVAQQVQDVGGEIEDGELIISRTVSAEGRSRAWLGGRTVPVGTLTYLAEDLVAVHGQMDQQRLLQPGRQRAALDRYAGEDLVKPLRAYEHAYKRHKQVADQLTELTARARERAQEADLLKFGLDEVEKADPKPGEDTELREEVDRLSHADSLRNAAETAHRALLGDPMSGEQVMQDAITLVGQARTAVEAVREFDPVLAGLADRLAEAGYLISDVATELASYAESVEADPVRLSVVQERQAVLAHLVRKYGEDTGAVLAWAAQAAQRVAELEGDDERIGDLAREHEELTGRLTELAAELTRIRSAAAERFGQAVTEELTALAMPHARVVVGMTAAADFGPHGVDEVELRMSPHPASPPLPLNKGASGGELSRVMLAIEVVFAGADPVPTFVFDEVDAGVGGKAAVEIGRRLARLARTAQVIVVTHLPQVAAFADQHLVVEKAGDGSVVRSGVVALDKDGRARELSRMLAGLEDSELGRAHAEELLSIAAADKA from the coding sequence GTGCGACCCAGGGTCGAGGAGGTCCGCATCCAAGGGCTCGGCGTGATCGACGAGGCCGTCCTGGTGCTGTCGCCGGGGTTCACCGTGCTCACGGGCGAGACCGGTGCGGGAAAGACCATGGTGGTGACCGGTCTGGGGCTGCTGTTCGGCGGCAGGGCCGATCCCGCTCGGGTCCGTCCCGGCTCGGACAAGGCCACCGTCGAGGGCACGCTCGTGGTCGACCCGGCGGGCCGGGTGGCCCAGCAGGTGCAGGACGTGGGCGGTGAGATCGAGGACGGGGAGCTGATCATCTCGCGGACCGTCTCCGCGGAGGGCCGCAGCCGTGCCTGGCTGGGCGGCCGCACGGTCCCCGTGGGCACGCTCACCTATCTCGCCGAGGACCTGGTGGCCGTGCACGGCCAGATGGACCAGCAGCGGCTGCTCCAGCCCGGCCGCCAGCGGGCCGCCCTCGACCGCTACGCGGGTGAGGACCTGGTCAAGCCGCTGCGCGCCTACGAGCACGCCTACAAACGGCACAAGCAGGTCGCCGACCAGCTGACCGAGCTGACCGCCCGGGCGAGGGAGCGGGCTCAGGAGGCCGACCTGCTCAAGTTCGGGCTCGACGAGGTCGAGAAGGCCGACCCCAAGCCGGGCGAGGACACCGAGCTCCGCGAGGAGGTGGACCGGCTCTCCCACGCCGACTCCCTCCGGAACGCGGCGGAGACGGCGCACCGGGCGCTGCTGGGCGATCCCATGTCCGGCGAGCAGGTCATGCAGGACGCCATCACGCTGGTCGGCCAGGCCCGCACGGCCGTCGAGGCGGTGCGGGAGTTCGATCCGGTGCTGGCCGGGCTCGCCGACCGGCTCGCCGAGGCGGGTTATCTCATCTCCGATGTCGCCACCGAGCTGGCCTCCTACGCCGAGTCGGTCGAGGCCGACCCGGTCCGGCTCTCGGTCGTGCAGGAGCGCCAGGCCGTGCTCGCCCATCTCGTCCGCAAGTACGGCGAGGACACCGGCGCGGTGCTCGCATGGGCCGCCCAGGCGGCGCAGCGCGTCGCCGAGCTCGAAGGCGACGACGAGCGGATCGGCGACCTCGCCCGGGAGCACGAGGAGCTGACCGGCCGCCTCACCGAGCTGGCCGCCGAGCTGACCCGGATCCGGTCCGCCGCCGCCGAGCGGTTCGGTCAGGCCGTCACCGAGGAGCTCACCGCGCTGGCCATGCCGCACGCCCGGGTGGTGGTCGGCATGACGGCCGCGGCCGACTTCGGCCCGCACGGCGTCGACGAGGTCGAGCTGCGCATGTCCCCGCACCCGGCCTCGCCGCCGCTGCCGCTGAACAAGGGCGCCTCCGGCGGTGAGCTCAGCCGGGTGATGCTCGCCATCGAGGTCGTGTTTGCCGGTGCCGATCCGGTGCCGACGTTCGTGTTCGACGAGGTCGACGCAGGTGTGGGTGGCAAGGCGGCGGTGGAGATCGGCCGGCGGCTGGCCCGCCTGGCCCGCACCGCCCAGGTGATAGTCGTCACTCATCTGCCCCAGGTGGCCGCCTTCGCCGACCAGCATCTGGTCGTGGAGAAGGCCGGCGACGGCAGCGTGGTGCGCAGCGGGGTGGTCGCGCTCGACAAGGACGGCCGGGCACGGGAGCTGTCCCGGATGCTCGCGGGGCTGGAGGACTCCGAGCTGGGTCGCGCGCATGCGGAGGAGCTTCTCTCGATCGCCGCCGCGGATAAGGCGTAA
- a CDS encoding NAD kinase, with product MTTKRTVLVTAHTGREAAVDTARTVIGRLVEAGLTVRVLNAEAEAIACAGADVVPASAAAVQDAEMMIVLGGDGSLLRAAELARPAGVPLLGVNLGHVGFLAEAEVEDLAVTVDCVVQGRYDVEERMTIEVTARLNGQLLADTWALNEATVEKSDRMLEAVVEIDGRPLSRWGCDGVICATPTGSTAYAFSAGGPVVWPEVEALLLVPISAHALFSRPLVISPRSTLALEVQPETAGAVLWCDGRRRFDLPAGARVEVRRGEVPVRLARLHGLEDTGAPFTDRLVAKFDLPVQGWRGRVRP from the coding sequence ATGACTACCAAGCGCACCGTGCTGGTCACCGCCCACACCGGGCGGGAGGCGGCTGTCGACACCGCTCGGACGGTGATCGGCCGCCTGGTGGAGGCGGGGCTGACCGTGCGCGTTCTCAACGCCGAGGCCGAGGCGATCGCCTGCGCGGGCGCCGACGTGGTGCCCGCGAGCGCCGCCGCCGTCCAGGACGCCGAGATGATGATCGTGCTCGGCGGTGACGGCAGCCTGCTGCGGGCCGCCGAGCTCGCGCGTCCGGCGGGCGTGCCGCTGCTGGGCGTCAACCTCGGGCACGTCGGCTTCCTGGCCGAGGCGGAGGTGGAGGACCTGGCGGTCACGGTGGACTGCGTGGTCCAGGGCCGCTATGACGTGGAGGAGCGGATGACCATCGAGGTCACCGCCCGTCTCAACGGCCAGTTGCTGGCCGACACCTGGGCGCTCAACGAGGCCACCGTGGAGAAGAGCGACCGGATGCTCGAGGCGGTCGTGGAGATCGACGGGCGGCCGCTGTCGCGCTGGGGGTGTGACGGGGTCATCTGCGCCACTCCGACCGGTTCCACCGCCTATGCCTTCTCGGCCGGCGGGCCGGTGGTCTGGCCGGAGGTGGAGGCGCTGCTGCTGGTGCCGATCAGCGCCCATGCGCTGTTCTCCCGGCCGCTGGTGATCTCTCCCCGATCCACGCTGGCGCTGGAGGTTCAGCCGGAAACGGCGGGGGCGGTGCTGTGGTGCGACGGCCGCCGCCGCTTCGATCTGCCCGCCGGAGCGCGGGTCGAGGTCCGCCGGGGCGAGGTGCCGGTACGGCTGGCGCGGCTGCACGGCCTGGAGGACACCGGGGCGCCTTTCACCGACAGGCTGGTCGCCAAATTCGATCTCCCTGTACAGGGGTGGCGTGGCCGGGTACGGCCGTAG
- a CDS encoding TlyA family RNA methyltransferase encodes MSRRTRLDSELVRRKLARSREQAAQLIEAGRVSVGGQLAAKPATQVDTASAIVVAEAAEGPDYVSRGAHKLLGALEAFGPRGLTVAGRRCLDAGASTGGFTDVLLRNDAAHVLAVDVGYGQLAWSLRTDERVTVMERVNVRDLTPDMVGEPPTLIVGDLSFISLRLVLPALTLCAAERADFAMLVKPQFEVGKERVGAGGVVRDPVLRAQAVRDVAGAAQALGLTVRGVTASPLPGPSGNVEYVIWLGKGEGALPVADIGAEVERAVAEGPQ; translated from the coding sequence GTGAGCCGGCGGACGCGCCTCGACAGCGAGCTCGTGCGCCGGAAACTGGCCCGGTCCCGGGAGCAGGCGGCCCAGCTCATCGAGGCGGGCCGGGTCAGCGTCGGCGGCCAGTTGGCAGCCAAGCCCGCGACCCAGGTGGACACCGCCTCCGCCATCGTGGTCGCCGAGGCCGCCGAAGGCCCCGACTACGTCTCGCGGGGGGCGCACAAACTTCTCGGCGCCCTGGAGGCCTTCGGCCCCCGGGGGCTGACCGTCGCGGGACGGCGCTGCCTGGACGCGGGGGCCTCGACGGGAGGCTTCACCGACGTGCTGCTGCGCAACGACGCGGCGCACGTGCTCGCCGTCGACGTCGGGTACGGCCAGCTCGCCTGGTCGCTGCGGACCGACGAGCGCGTCACGGTCATGGAGCGGGTCAACGTCAGGGACCTGACACCCGACATGGTGGGCGAGCCTCCCACGCTGATCGTCGGTGACCTGTCCTTCATCTCGCTGCGCCTGGTGCTGCCCGCCCTGACGCTGTGCGCCGCCGAGCGGGCCGACTTCGCGATGCTGGTCAAGCCGCAGTTCGAGGTCGGCAAGGAGCGGGTCGGCGCCGGCGGGGTCGTGCGTGACCCCGTCCTGCGGGCGCAGGCCGTACGGGACGTCGCCGGGGCCGCGCAGGCGCTCGGCCTCACCGTGCGGGGCGTCACCGCGAGCCCGTTGCCGGGCCCGTCGGGAAACGTGGAGTACGTCATCTGGCTCGGCAAGGGAGAAGGCGCGCTCCCGGTGGCGGACATCGGCGCCGAGGTCGAACGCGCGGTGGCAGAAGGCCCTCAGTAG
- a CDS encoding SCP2 sterol-binding domain-containing protein — protein sequence MATVDECRVALRKLGEQFDEVDQASRSKHVVERSISCHIRDLGVTFYGRIHHGGLGPFDDSPPAGGGPAEVKLTIGSDDLVSLVNGELDMGRAVFSGRVKIDASFGDLLRLRKLL from the coding sequence ATGGCGACCGTCGACGAGTGCCGGGTGGCACTGCGCAAACTCGGTGAGCAGTTCGACGAGGTTGACCAGGCGAGCCGTAGCAAACACGTGGTCGAGCGCAGCATCAGCTGCCACATCCGCGACCTCGGTGTCACCTTCTACGGCCGCATCCACCACGGTGGCCTCGGCCCCTTCGACGACTCGCCTCCCGCCGGCGGCGGACCCGCCGAGGTGAAGCTGACCATCGGCAGCGACGACCTGGTCTCCCTGGTCAACGGCGAGCTCGACATGGGACGCGCCGTGTTCAGCGGCCGGGTCAAGATCGATGCCAGCTTCGGCGACCTCCTCCGCCTCCGCAAGCTCCTCTGA